The following coding sequences are from one Haliotis asinina isolate JCU_RB_2024 chromosome 3, JCU_Hal_asi_v2, whole genome shotgun sequence window:
- the LOC137278163 gene encoding pentatricopeptide repeat-containing protein 2, mitochondrial-like, with amino-acid sequence MAALGRHAVSASRCLLKLRPITVSGQRFLLNGDILGLDNLRRVRVLTQDRLGTLKGSFMERMKNLTAREGQTIFTEDLKTTVAVTETDEDLETLVAMLKRFCADRAQDTEDSPRPYCFGPPVLRLLHIRNEVDKAVELFQDESLRSLFDNISSYMLIMDMLYKKGRYQEVVEYYKQLREFGGDDFRYPINCMTLLFASLYKMNTEESLTLSLKYLRDIQAARFRPSGRSLSFIAALAVNQGKPATGLEVCTSAPNHRIVGVVNIKMICYAQLDRVEEVVPWFRYLLKDERANLTWKNRIFSETISAVEEALTRGSVELKQHVLPLIDSLRADGFIRNDPLKAFLEAPVTRMLRTSDNFQQRNRSFNFSGPRSDSMESQGDFNKSF; translated from the exons ATGGCTGCCCTTGGAAGACATGCGGTGTCCGCTTCACGATGTTTACTCAAACTACGCCCTATTACTGTGTCAG gGCAGAGATTCCTGTTAAATGGAGATATCTTAGGACTAGACAACTTACGGCGAGTTCGTGTATTGACACAAGACAGACTTGGAACTCTTAAGG GAAGTTTTATGGAACGTATGAAGAATCTAACAGCTAGAGAAGGTCAGACGATATTTACTGAGGACTTGAAGACAACAGTAGCTGTTACAGAAACTGATGAAGACCTAGAGACACTAGTAGCCATGTTGAAAAG GTTTTGTGCAGACCGGGCTCAAGACACAGAAGATTCCCCCCGACCATACTGCTTTGGTCCACCAGTGCTACGTCTGCTGCATATCAGAAATGAAGTAGATAAAGCAGTGGAACTTTTCCAGGATGAG AGTCTGAGAAGCCTGTTTGACAACATCTCCAGCTACATGCTCATCATGGACATGCTGTACAAGAAGGGCCGTTACCAGGAGGTAGTCGAGTACTACAAACAGCTGAGGGAGTTCGGCGGTGATGACTTCCGATACCCCATCAACTGCATGACCTTGTTGTTTGCTTCATTATACAAAATG AACACAGAGGAGTCTTTGACCTTAAGTTTGAAGTACTTGAGGGACATTCAAGCAGCACGATTCAGGCCATCAGGTCGCAGTCTATCATTCATTGCCGCCCTGGCTGTGAACCAG GGAAAGCCAGCAACTGGCTTGGAAGTGTGCACATCTGCCCCTAACCACAGGATCGTTGGGGTGGTGAATATTAAG ATGATCTGTTATGCACAGTTGGACAGAGTGGAGGAGGTGGTACCATGGTTCAGATACCTTCTCAAGGACGAAAGAGCCAACCTCACATGGAAAAATAGGATATTCTCTGAAACA ATTAGTGCAGTGGAAGAGGCTTTGACGAGAGGCAGTGTGGAGCTGAAGCAGCATGTCTTGCCCCTCATTGACAGTCTCCGGGCAGATGGCTTCATAAGGAATGACCCGCTAAAAGCCTTCTTGGAGGCACCAGTCACCAGGATGTTGAGGACCTCGGACAATTTCCAGCAGCGTAATAGATCATTTAACTTTAGTGGTCCACGTTCAGACAGCATGGAGAGCCAAGGAGATTTCAATAAGTCATTTTGA